A window from Candidatus Macondimonas diazotrophica encodes these proteins:
- the modC gene encoding molybdenum ABC transporter ATP-binding protein translates to MRLDIALTLQRPGFTLELDQTLELTGITAVMGASGSGKSTLLRALAGLETPQRARIMLGAARLADSAAGMSLPPHRRGIGYVFQDARLFGHRRVLGNLRYAQARARPANGGTPAPALDEVIAALDLNPLLERRTQGLSGGERQRVAIARALLANPRLLLLDEPLSALDLKRKAELLPYIRALPGRFHIPLIYVSHAVEEVAQLADEVLILTNGRVVARGEVHTVLERPEAEAVSGHFEAGALLHARVQRQLPEYALTELDIAGQRLTLPQIDAPSGTPVRVRVRARDVAIALARVDGVSIRNQFQARVRHIDTDPATAYAEVTLNLSGADPAAVHLRARITREALSTLGLKPGQPVWALVKSVSFDRRELGGR, encoded by the coding sequence ATGAGGCTGGACATCGCACTGACCCTGCAACGCCCCGGCTTCACGCTGGAACTGGATCAGACGCTGGAGCTGACCGGTATCACTGCCGTCATGGGCGCCTCAGGCAGCGGCAAGAGCACCCTGCTGCGCGCACTGGCCGGTCTGGAGACGCCACAGCGGGCGCGCATCATGCTTGGCGCCGCGCGGCTGGCCGACAGCGCAGCCGGCATGAGTCTGCCGCCACACCGACGTGGCATCGGTTATGTGTTTCAAGACGCGCGGCTGTTCGGCCACCGCCGCGTGCTGGGTAACCTGCGCTACGCACAGGCGCGCGCCCGGCCCGCCAACGGCGGCACGCCGGCACCGGCGCTGGACGAGGTGATCGCCGCGCTGGATCTGAATCCACTGCTGGAGCGGCGCACGCAGGGCCTCTCGGGCGGCGAGCGCCAGCGCGTCGCCATTGCCCGCGCGCTGCTCGCCAACCCGCGCCTGCTGCTGCTGGACGAACCGCTGTCGGCACTGGACCTCAAGCGCAAGGCGGAACTGCTGCCCTACATCCGCGCCCTGCCGGGGCGCTTTCACATTCCGCTGATCTACGTCTCGCACGCGGTGGAGGAAGTGGCCCAGCTCGCCGATGAGGTACTCATCCTCACCAATGGGCGCGTGGTGGCCCGCGGCGAGGTACACACTGTGCTGGAGCGCCCGGAGGCCGAGGCCGTGTCCGGCCACTTCGAGGCCGGCGCCCTGCTGCACGCCCGGGTGCAGCGCCAGCTGCCCGAGTATGCGTTGACCGAACTCGATATCGCCGGCCAGCGCCTCACCCTGCCGCAGATCGACGCTCCGTCGGGCACACCGGTCCGCGTACGCGTTCGGGCGCGCGATGTGGCCATTGCACTCGCCCGCGTGGACGGCGTGAGTATCCGCAACCAGTTCCAGGCGCGTGTGCGCCACATCGACACCGATCCCGCCACTGCCTATGCGGAAGTGACGCTCAACCTCTCCGGCGCCGACCCGGCGGCCGTCCACTTGCGCGCCCGCATCACCCGCGAAGCGCTGAGCACGCTCGGCCTGAAGCCGGGCCAGCCCGTGTGGGCCCTGGTGAAAAGCGTGTCCTTCGACCGGCGGGAACTCGGAGGCCGGTAA
- the modA gene encoding molybdate ABC transporter substrate-binding protein translates to MRQSVLRRAALATLLLLIMPAAQAAEVVAAVAANFAAAMARIEPDFEQASGHQLTVVLGSSGKFLQQIRQGAPFDVLLSADAERPALLEQSGLGVPGSRFTYAIGRLVLWSPQPDAFTDGKAYLKAGAFRHLVIANPVVAPYGAAAQRTLEQLGLWASLQDRIVRAEDIGQGYAMAGSGAAEAAFVAYSAVLAGRKPGSQWLVPHHLYPPLDQDAILITRARDNPAALALLDYLKMPAAREVIASLGYDLPAHRPEKSAP, encoded by the coding sequence ATGCGCCAGTCCGTCCTGCGTCGCGCCGCGCTCGCCACGCTGTTGCTCCTGATCATGCCCGCCGCGCAGGCGGCCGAAGTGGTGGCAGCAGTGGCCGCGAATTTTGCCGCCGCCATGGCGCGAATCGAACCGGACTTCGAGCAGGCCAGCGGCCACCAGCTCACGGTCGTGCTCGGCTCGTCGGGCAAGTTTCTGCAGCAGATCCGGCAGGGCGCGCCATTCGATGTGCTGCTGTCGGCCGACGCCGAACGGCCCGCGCTGCTCGAGCAGTCCGGTCTCGGCGTGCCGGGCTCGCGCTTCACCTACGCCATCGGCCGCCTTGTACTGTGGAGCCCGCAGCCGGACGCCTTCACCGATGGCAAGGCCTATCTGAAAGCCGGCGCATTCCGGCATCTGGTCATCGCCAATCCGGTCGTCGCGCCCTACGGCGCCGCGGCGCAGCGCACCCTCGAACAGCTCGGTCTGTGGGCCAGCCTGCAGGACCGGATCGTCCGCGCCGAAGACATCGGCCAAGGCTACGCGATGGCTGGTAGCGGTGCGGCCGAGGCGGCGTTCGTGGCCTACTCAGCCGTGCTCGCCGGCCGCAAACCGGGTAGCCAATGGCTCGTGCCGCACCATCTCTATCCGCCTCTCGACCAAGACGCTATCCTGATCACCCGGGCCCGCGACAACCCAGCTGCCCTTGCGTTGCTCGATTACCTCAAAATGCCGGCGGCACGCGAAGTGATCGCGTCGCTGGGTTACGACCTGCCGGCGCACCGACCGGAGAAATCAGCCCCATGA
- a CDS encoding FmdB family zinc ribbon protein yields MPLYEYQCATCGPFTELRSMSERNAPIDCPQCAAASARMLSRPALRQISSGSYQAHTRNERSAHEPLSLRRVPPPATGHAHGPGCGHADHRGKRPWMLGH; encoded by the coding sequence ATGCCCTTGTATGAATACCAGTGCGCCACGTGTGGCCCGTTCACCGAACTGCGATCCATGAGCGAACGCAATGCCCCCATAGACTGCCCGCAATGCGCAGCGGCATCCGCGCGCATGCTGTCGCGGCCTGCCTTGCGTCAGATCTCTTCTGGAAGCTACCAGGCGCATACTCGCAACGAGCGCAGCGCCCATGAACCGCTTAGTCTGCGCCGTGTGCCGCCGCCGGCAACCGGCCACGCGCACGGGCCGGGCTGTGGACATGCCGATCATCGCGGTAAACGTCCGTGGATGTTGGGACACTGA
- a CDS encoding Shedu immune nuclease family protein yields the protein MARSIEPYDPDHDGILEIEEVHPNFVEVYFVPPEHRLVEAGLDPKKANSYRTKLLDINGQHNFLTIYPISTFGNRPDFLKPKYGRIERITLDDPNIIFGFDMAVPPTPAEVRDVLENLPSTFTKDYAYGLGLAKPYRFIINAVEALSDCTEIVITGKHATGPAPDGHGIFYIATQNFEQARLELNKIDRHTDSARRAVKWTAAHNILAERLGVPMLDPKAGRHPYRKLFTTVAEGKQDLSEEDQNAVIGALTRHAADIADHQPEKLAKLRGDIELVTLEALIIRYERMLGENQVEACWQEFFNENPFILNMAFGYPVIKVRNQASVGGRKLSGDGEKITDFLVKNSLTNNTAIFEIKTPQTSMLNRTPFRDGVYTPAAELSGSINQALDQKYQFQKQIAQIKDNTRLYDIESYAVHCCLVIGRTPEGDDQKKSFELFRRNSKDVEIVTFDELLEKLKQLSAFLRAAEEQTS from the coding sequence ATGGCGCGCAGTATCGAGCCGTATGACCCAGATCACGACGGCATCCTTGAGATCGAAGAAGTCCATCCCAATTTCGTCGAGGTCTACTTCGTGCCGCCGGAGCACAGGCTGGTGGAGGCCGGGCTCGACCCGAAGAAAGCGAATAGCTACCGGACCAAGCTGCTGGATATCAACGGTCAGCACAATTTCCTGACGATCTATCCGATCAGCACATTCGGAAACCGGCCGGATTTCCTGAAGCCGAAATATGGCCGGATCGAGCGGATCACGCTCGATGACCCGAACATCATCTTTGGGTTCGACATGGCCGTACCTCCGACACCGGCGGAGGTGCGCGATGTCCTGGAGAATCTGCCCTCCACGTTCACCAAGGACTACGCCTACGGGCTTGGCCTCGCGAAACCCTACCGATTCATCATCAATGCGGTGGAAGCGCTATCGGACTGCACCGAAATAGTTATTACGGGCAAACACGCCACGGGTCCCGCCCCGGATGGCCATGGAATCTTCTACATCGCCACGCAGAACTTCGAGCAGGCGCGCCTCGAACTGAACAAGATTGATCGCCACACGGACTCTGCCCGTCGTGCCGTGAAATGGACTGCTGCCCACAACATTCTGGCGGAACGGCTCGGGGTGCCGATGCTGGACCCAAAAGCCGGTCGGCACCCCTATCGCAAGCTGTTCACCACTGTGGCAGAGGGCAAGCAGGATCTGTCCGAGGAGGATCAGAACGCTGTCATCGGCGCCCTGACCCGCCATGCCGCCGACATCGCCGATCATCAACCGGAGAAGCTGGCGAAGCTGCGCGGCGACATCGAACTAGTGACACTTGAAGCCCTGATCATCCGATACGAAAGGATGCTTGGCGAGAACCAGGTCGAAGCATGCTGGCAGGAGTTCTTCAACGAAAACCCCTTCATCCTGAACATGGCCTTCGGCTATCCCGTGATCAAGGTGCGGAACCAGGCATCGGTCGGTGGACGCAAGCTGTCAGGCGACGGAGAGAAGATCACTGATTTTCTGGTGAAGAACAGCCTGACCAACAACACGGCGATCTTCGAGATCAAGACGCCGCAGACGTCGATGCTCAACAGGACACCATTTCGCGATGGCGTTTACACGCCGGCGGCCGAGCTGTCGGGTTCGATCAATCAGGCACTCGATCAGAAGTACCAGTTTCAAAAGCAGATTGCCCAGATCAAGGACAACACTCGGCTTTACGACATCGAGTCCTACGCCGTGCATTGCTGCCTGGTGATTGGCAGGACGCCCGAGGGCGATGACCAGAAGAAGTCTTTCGAGCTGTTCCGGCGCAATTCCAAGGACGTCGAGATCGTGACCTTCGACGAGCTTCTGGAAAAACTCAAACAGCTCAGTGCCTTCCTGCGCGCGGCCGAAGAACAGACGAGCTAA
- the modB gene encoding molybdate ABC transporter permease subunit yields the protein MSLDLGPVWLTLRLAGVTVVLLLIVGTPLAWWLAHTRTRLKPLIEAVTALPLVLPPTVLGFYLLVLFAPGGALGAPWLRLTGETLTFSFSGLVFASMLYSLPFVVQPLQSAFEAVGRGPLEAAAVLGARPLDAFFTVASPLAARGYLTAIVLGFAHTLGEFGVVLMVGGNIPGRTRVISIAIYEQVETLNFAAAHLLAAGMLVFSFAVLVLVYALNRRYPVHTA from the coding sequence ATGAGTCTCGACCTCGGCCCGGTCTGGCTCACACTGCGCCTCGCGGGCGTGACCGTCGTGCTGCTGCTCATCGTCGGCACGCCACTGGCCTGGTGGCTGGCGCACACCCGCACCCGCCTGAAACCGCTCATCGAGGCCGTCACCGCGCTGCCGCTGGTGCTGCCGCCTACCGTGCTGGGTTTTTACCTGCTGGTGCTGTTCGCGCCGGGTGGGGCGCTGGGCGCACCCTGGCTCAGGCTCACCGGCGAAACGCTCACCTTCTCCTTCAGCGGGTTGGTCTTCGCGTCCATGCTCTACTCGCTGCCCTTCGTGGTACAGCCCCTGCAGAGCGCCTTCGAGGCGGTCGGCCGCGGGCCGTTGGAGGCCGCGGCGGTGCTGGGCGCGCGGCCGCTCGATGCGTTTTTCACCGTGGCGAGCCCGCTCGCCGCGCGCGGGTATCTCACCGCCATCGTGCTCGGCTTTGCCCACACACTGGGCGAATTCGGCGTAGTGCTGATGGTGGGCGGCAACATCCCCGGCCGCACCCGGGTGATCTCGATTGCCATCTACGAGCAGGTGGAAACGCTCAACTTCGCCGCCGCCCACCTGCTGGCGGCTGGCATGCTGGTGTTCTCGTTCGCAGTGCTGGTGCTGGTGTACGCACTGAACCGCCGCTACCCGGTGCACACGGCATGA
- a CDS encoding TOBE domain-containing protein — protein MIQTAHWQLKGQVGLTTGDAETIDDKRIDLLEQIDRTGAIGQAAKAAGMSYRAAWNTVDTLRNLAGTPLVTTQSGGRNGGGTQLTPAGRRLVDTHRLVQEHQRRFLIQLQTRLDHPDTLTLIRRLAMKTSARNQFFGTVTRIQTGAVNAEVEIALNTHDHLVAMITMESLAELRLALGSEVWALVKAPSVLITADDPGIKLSARNRLCGTVSRITLGSVHADVVIDLPGGAIISAIITLDSLDGLALTPGSRACAVFKAGSVILGVNA, from the coding sequence ATGATCCAGACCGCTCACTGGCAACTGAAGGGACAGGTCGGATTGACCACCGGCGATGCGGAAACCATCGACGACAAACGGATCGATCTGCTCGAACAGATCGACCGGACCGGCGCCATCGGTCAGGCGGCCAAGGCCGCCGGCATGAGCTACCGCGCTGCCTGGAACACCGTCGATACCCTGCGCAATCTGGCTGGAACGCCGCTGGTGACCACCCAAAGCGGCGGCCGTAACGGTGGCGGCACCCAACTCACACCGGCAGGCCGGCGTCTGGTCGATACCCATCGGCTGGTTCAGGAACATCAGCGCCGTTTTCTGATTCAGCTGCAAACGCGGCTGGATCATCCCGACACGCTCACGCTGATCAGGCGGCTCGCCATGAAAACCAGCGCCCGCAACCAATTCTTCGGCACCGTGACGCGCATCCAGACCGGCGCCGTGAACGCAGAGGTCGAAATCGCGCTCAACACGCACGATCATTTGGTCGCCATGATCACCATGGAAAGCCTGGCGGAGCTCAGACTGGCGCTCGGAAGCGAAGTCTGGGCACTGGTCAAGGCGCCGTCGGTGCTGATCACGGCGGATGATCCCGGGATCAAGCTTTCGGCCCGCAACCGGCTGTGTGGCACGGTGTCGCGCATCACGCTCGGCAGCGTCCATGCCGATGTGGTGATCGACCTGCCGGGCGGCGCCATCATTAGCGCCATCATCACACTCGACAGCCTGGATGGCCTCGCGCTCACCCCCGGCAGCAGGGCCTGCGCCGTATTCAAGGCTGGCAGCGTGATCCTGGGCGTCAACGCGTGA
- the fmdA gene encoding formamidase: MLQTLIEVDVSKPAAEQGGVIHNRWHPDLPMVEMVKPGSSFRVQCLDWTGGQILDSDSANDIRDVDLTQVHYLSGPIGVEGAEPGDLLVVDILDIGTLAESDWGFTGLFAKSNGGGFLTDHYPDARKACWNFEGIYAQSRHIPGVRFAGLMHPGLIGCLPSADLLKMWNAREQALIATDPNRVPELALPPNPASAVMGRLTGSAAQAAAQEGARTVPPREHGGNCDIKNLSRGAKVYFPVYVKNAGLSMGDIHFSQGDGEITFCGAIEMAGWIDLHVEVIKGGMEKYGIKNPIFKPSPLEPRYSNYLIFEGISVDEAGEQYYLDAHVAYRQACLNAIAYLKKFGYTGEQAYAILGTAPVEGHISGIVDIPNACATLWIPAEIFDFDIMPNASGPEIMVSGGADLAMAG; the protein is encoded by the coding sequence ATGTTGCAGACGTTGATCGAGGTCGATGTGTCCAAGCCGGCGGCCGAACAGGGTGGCGTCATTCATAACCGCTGGCACCCCGATTTGCCGATGGTGGAGATGGTCAAGCCAGGCTCCAGCTTCCGCGTGCAGTGCCTCGACTGGACTGGCGGCCAGATTCTCGACAGCGACTCGGCCAACGACATCCGCGACGTCGATCTGACCCAGGTGCATTACCTCAGTGGCCCTATCGGTGTGGAAGGTGCAGAACCGGGTGATCTGCTCGTCGTCGACATTCTCGACATCGGCACCTTGGCGGAGTCGGACTGGGGTTTTACCGGCCTGTTCGCCAAAAGCAACGGCGGCGGGTTTCTCACCGATCATTACCCGGACGCTCGCAAAGCCTGCTGGAACTTCGAGGGCATCTACGCCCAGTCGCGGCATATCCCGGGGGTGCGTTTCGCCGGCCTCATGCATCCGGGGCTGATCGGTTGCCTGCCATCTGCCGACCTGCTGAAGATGTGGAACGCGCGGGAACAGGCGCTGATCGCGACCGATCCGAATCGCGTTCCGGAACTTGCCCTGCCGCCCAACCCTGCTTCGGCGGTGATGGGGAGACTCACGGGTAGTGCGGCGCAGGCCGCTGCCCAGGAGGGCGCACGCACGGTACCGCCACGGGAACACGGCGGCAACTGCGACATCAAGAACCTCTCCCGCGGGGCCAAGGTGTACTTTCCCGTTTATGTGAAAAACGCTGGCCTGTCGATGGGCGACATCCATTTTTCCCAGGGCGATGGCGAAATCACCTTCTGCGGCGCGATCGAAATGGCCGGCTGGATTGATCTGCATGTCGAGGTCATCAAGGGTGGGATGGAAAAATACGGCATCAAGAACCCCATCTTCAAACCCAGTCCGCTTGAGCCGCGTTACTCCAACTATCTGATATTTGAAGGAATTTCTGTGGACGAGGCGGGCGAGCAATACTATCTCGACGCGCACGTCGCCTATCGTCAGGCTTGTCTCAATGCCATCGCGTATCTGAAGAAGTTCGGATATACCGGTGAACAAGCCTATGCCATCTTGGGGACCGCTCCGGTTGAGGGGCACATCAGCGGCATCGTCGACATTCCCAATGCCTGTGCCACGTTGTGGATTCCAGCCGAGATTTTCGACTTCGACATCATGCCCAACGCATCGGGACCGGAGATCATGGTCAGCGGCGGGGCCGATCTGGCCATGGCCGGCTGA
- a CDS encoding peptide chain release factor 3 — MSQIAQEAARRRTFAIISHPDAGKTTLTEKLLLFGGAIQFAGAVKGRKAGRHATSDWMELEKQRGISVTSSVMQFPYRDSIVNLLDTPGHEDFSEDTYRTLTAVDSALMVIDCAKGVEERTIKLMEVCRLRDTPIFTFINKLDREGRDPMELMDEVEKVLGIQCAPVTWPIGMGRGLRGIYHLLQDRVYLYAPVKDGRAHESDVIEGLDSDAFTERFGADAAAYREEIELVRGASPAFDRAAYLAGRQTPVYFGSAVNNFGVRELLDDFVSWAPPPRPRETEQRSVQPEETALTGFVFKVQANMDPAHRDRIAFFRVCSGRFSKGMKLRHVRLGRDIRIADALTFMASERERAEEAYPGDILGLHNHGTIAIGDTFTEGEILTFTGIPHFAPELFRRAVLRDPLRLKALQKGLTQLCEEGATQFFRPLTNNDLILGAVGPLQFDVVAHRLKAEYGVECRFDGVSVATARWVICEDARMLEDFRHRAADNLAIDHGGALVYLAPSRVNLQLAMEKWPKVRFDATREHAPVGF, encoded by the coding sequence ATGTCCCAGATCGCCCAAGAGGCGGCGCGGCGGCGCACGTTTGCCATCATTTCCCACCCCGACGCGGGCAAGACCACGCTCACCGAAAAACTCTTGCTGTTCGGCGGCGCCATTCAGTTCGCGGGCGCTGTCAAGGGCCGCAAGGCCGGCCGGCATGCGACTTCCGACTGGATGGAGCTGGAAAAGCAGCGCGGTATCTCCGTGACCAGCTCGGTGATGCAGTTTCCCTACCGCGACAGCATCGTCAACCTGCTCGATACCCCCGGGCACGAGGATTTCTCCGAGGACACCTACCGCACGCTGACCGCGGTCGACTCGGCGCTGATGGTGATCGACTGCGCCAAGGGTGTGGAAGAGCGCACCATCAAGCTGATGGAAGTCTGCCGGCTGCGCGATACGCCCATTTTCACCTTCATCAACAAGCTCGACCGCGAAGGCCGCGATCCCATGGAGCTCATGGACGAGGTGGAAAAGGTGCTGGGCATCCAGTGCGCGCCGGTGACCTGGCCGATCGGCATGGGGCGCGGCCTGCGCGGCATCTATCACCTGCTGCAGGACCGGGTTTACCTCTACGCCCCGGTGAAGGATGGCCGCGCTCACGAGAGTGACGTGATCGAGGGACTGGACAGCGATGCCTTCACCGAGCGGTTCGGGGCCGATGCGGCGGCCTACCGCGAGGAAATCGAGCTGGTGCGCGGCGCCAGTCCCGCGTTCGACCGGGCGGCCTATCTCGCCGGGCGCCAGACGCCGGTGTACTTCGGTTCCGCGGTCAACAACTTCGGCGTGCGCGAGCTGCTCGACGATTTCGTGAGCTGGGCGCCGCCGCCGCGGCCGCGTGAGACCGAGCAGCGCAGTGTGCAGCCTGAGGAGACCGCGCTGACCGGCTTTGTCTTCAAGGTGCAGGCCAACATGGACCCGGCCCACCGCGACCGCATCGCCTTCTTCCGCGTGTGCTCGGGACGGTTCAGCAAGGGCATGAAGCTGCGCCATGTCCGTCTCGGACGCGATATCCGCATCGCCGATGCGCTGACCTTCATGGCCAGCGAACGCGAACGGGCCGAGGAGGCCTATCCCGGCGACATTCTGGGCCTGCACAACCATGGCACCATCGCCATTGGCGATACCTTCACCGAAGGCGAGATCCTCACCTTCACCGGCATCCCGCACTTCGCGCCCGAGCTGTTCCGCCGCGCCGTGCTGCGCGATCCCCTGCGTCTCAAGGCATTGCAGAAGGGGCTGACCCAGCTATGCGAAGAGGGCGCGACGCAGTTCTTCCGCCCACTCACCAACAACGACCTCATTCTCGGCGCCGTTGGCCCGCTGCAATTCGACGTAGTCGCGCACCGGCTCAAGGCCGAGTACGGCGTGGAATGCCGCTTCGACGGCGTCTCGGTGGCCACGGCGCGCTGGGTCATCTGCGAAGACGCCCGCATGCTCGAGGACTTCCGCCATCGCGCCGCGGACAATCTCGCCATCGACCACGGCGGCGCGCTGGTCTATCTCGCGCCCTCGCGCGTCAATTTGCAGCTCGCCATGGAAAAATGGCCCAAGGTACGCTTCGACGCCACGCGCGAGCACGCCCCGGTCGGGTTCTGA
- a CDS encoding transglutaminase-like domain-containing protein — protein sequence MMTIYLAPTETIDFDAPNVRAKARELAASIADERALVARYFTFVRDAIKHSWDHRLNPVTCRASDVLRHGTGYCYAKSHLLAALLRASGIPAGLCYQRLAVGDAGPPYCLHGLNAVYLRDLGWYRLDARGNKPGIATRFSPPHEALAYPASGPGEQDCPHIFAEPLPVVTAALTQYADIHLIDANLPDLDLSAFDGPINR from the coding sequence ATGATGACGATTTATCTTGCCCCCACCGAGACCATCGATTTCGACGCGCCGAATGTCCGCGCCAAGGCGCGCGAGCTGGCCGCGAGCATCGCCGATGAACGAGCGCTGGTGGCGCGTTATTTCACATTCGTGCGCGATGCGATCAAACACAGTTGGGACCATCGTCTGAATCCCGTCACCTGCCGCGCATCCGACGTGCTGCGACACGGCACCGGCTACTGCTACGCCAAGAGCCATCTGCTCGCAGCCCTGCTGCGCGCCAGCGGCATTCCGGCGGGACTGTGCTACCAGCGCCTGGCCGTGGGCGATGCCGGTCCGCCCTATTGTCTGCATGGCCTGAACGCCGTCTACCTGCGCGATCTCGGCTGGTATCGCCTCGATGCCCGCGGCAACAAGCCCGGCATCGCCACCCGCTTCAGTCCACCGCACGAGGCGCTCGCCTATCCCGCAAGCGGTCCGGGCGAACAGGATTGCCCGCACATCTTCGCCGAGCCGTTGCCGGTCGTCACTGCAGCGCTCACGCAGTACGCCGATATCCATCTCATCGACGCCAATCTCCCCGATCTCGACCTGAGCGCTTTCGATGGCCCAATCAATCGATGA